A region of the Ptychodera flava strain L36383 chromosome 22, AS_Pfla_20210202, whole genome shotgun sequence genome:
aGAACGTTTTCTAAAGGAAGTGTTTAAGAATTATTACAAAAAGAGTGAATACGAGAATAAAGTATTTATAGTGGAATGCTTTTGTGAATGTGGTattcttgtggtatttttgggttcgttgtttttttcttttccaaataGACTTGACTTGTGAAAGTTATGTAGCctttaaaaatcagaaaataatagaAATGAATTCTAAAGTGCTAAACTTAGGAATACTGAGAGACGAATATTaaaagtgtttgttttttttaggaAAAATCAGTTGCCAACTGCAACAAGTGGTCAccattgaaaagaaattttatcCATAAACCGAACACAAGACATTTGTACGTGATTTTGGGTGTAATACAAGAAGATGTATTTTGCAAAAGGTGAAAACATGTATacttgaaaacatcaaaacttaAAGCTTATTGGGCTTTCTTTTCTAATTGGTGTTACCGGCTCTTTCCCTCGATAGATGCTGTTTTTGACGGCCCAACTACTATTGTAAACCCATGTGTTCATCTGTTTGGCAAAGATGTAGCCTGCATTGCGTACGTCAGACTGAGGCAGAGAATGGTGGGGTAAGTCATACTTCAAAGACGGACATCAGGAAACTCCGTAAGAAGTCCATGAGATCAAGggatttcatttttcatatgtaCAGCGGTACCACGTTTCACATGTTAGTTGCATGGAATCGTTTGTTATTGTTAGACCGACATTAACTAATGTCGCACATGGATGGCTGTTAACCTGAGAAGGATAGAATGGGACGCGTTCTTCCTGTTTCATCTATCTGGTGAATATGTGATATACAAAAATCTCCCTTGTACATTCTATGCTTGCTCAAGAAGCACATAAACATTGTAATTGTTAAACTGTTTATGAACTTCAATTTGCTTTTGTACAGTCGGTGACAATTACTATTTTTAACTTCAATTTTCACTCATCGAAATGTGATAACATCTGTTCATCTGAGACAGTGACCCGGCCAAGTACAAGATAATGTAACCAAAGATGTttatgtacataaatacactATCAAACGATACCTTGAACAAATTGAGCATTACTTGATAAAGTGAAATGTGTTCGAAAGCACGCCTGTCCTTTATATTTACGATCAGAAATGTCCTGTCCTGCTTCACAGTTGATCTCTTCCTGCCCACACCAGAAGACTCTCTGCTATCCAATCATACAGACAGAGCTCCCCGCAATATGTTTGTCTTTCACTCCTCAGACCCTCGCAAACAGGCGAATCCTTCTCCACCCGTTTATAGGCCCTTTTTTCAAAGTTGTCCGCACAACAGAATTTGGTATTGATGAGAAAAAATCGACCAAATCGTCATTTACTGCCCACCAGCCAAGATACCTCTTCATGCCTTATCAAAAAAACTAATAGTACCGTGCACGAACATATTTCTTTGCTATCCATGGTTTGTTAACATGGCGATTGTTTTTCTCTGTTGTCTACAGGACTGAAGCTGAAACGGTTCGGTCAGAGGAAACCCGTGTATTGCAAAAAATTGATGGCCATTGGAAACTTATTCATCTTCATCGTTCAAAGTCTTCCTAGAGCAATGGTTGCAAAAACAAACCTGAGTCAATTAAGgataaataattcaaattacAGCTACAATACGatgggaactaattttggagtgTAGGATATTGTAGTCATGGAGTGTAGGATATTGTAGTCATATTGTTTTTTCAGCAAATGTAAGATCATCTACCTTTTTTGCAATTAACTTGATTTTAtggataatttgtaatattgcaagtTTCAACTATAGGGCAATTTCCActttcgataaattttgaacaattaaaagaccATATTCTCCCAAatgagttccaatcgtgttctatgTAAATTGTCATGTTCTACTCTGAGAAGTAGTGTACTAGTTCTTAATTTGAATGCAATATGGAgttaaacattttacaaaaatatggtTTGCTCCTTAAGTTTATAGCCATGTCTCAGGAAAAAATGGTGAACGGGTTGAAGATATTTTCCTCATTTCTATTATAGAAAAAGATTATATCTTATTCTTCTTCTCAAGAAAAGACTGTTTGAATAATAAACATTGGTTTGCAAACACTGCACTCTGTGTATGATATGCATGTTTATTCTTGGTGAAttaatcatattttgttttacttttaatagtttgcagatagttgatattttttgttaatCGATGGGGGGGGGAGTGCTCCCAAAGAGAAATTAACATATAAACGTGGATAGACTTTCTAATGTAAATTTTTGGGTCGTTTGAAAAGCTTATTTTTGTAGTTGGATTGTTCGTTTAAAGGGGTAATTTTCAACAGGCGTGGTGTGGTCAGGTCAGCGTCGGTTGAATTTTAAACCCTCATGTCTaataaaaaattgaatgaatacgAGCTGTTTTAGTAGAGTGCAAGGGCATGGTCATGGCGAGGAAATACCGCTCGTGTTGTTTGACGTGGTCTGGTCAGGTCAGCGTCGGTTGAAAGTGGCTGTTTACATTGACTTGTTTATGTGATTgtagtcctttgttctcctttgaaagttgtgcacagtttgtcaatttgctcagagataagGCTGATACAGAACCTTCCCCTTTAAGTACTTCTCTCTGCTTTGCTGCacttttgtgtgtttgtgtcgtttttatttttgcacataAGACCGATTGAGTCTGACAACCCTCTGCTGAAAACTCCGGTAATTATTCGAAAAATATTCAAGATTATATCACTATCACTGTATCAAGGTACTTTGCGATAGTCGAGCATATTTTTAAAGTTATCTTTTTGGCACAGATTAAGTTAAGTTtttccttgaaaaaaattactaacTTATGAGAGAGACTGCAAGCAACGCCCGTGGCCGTCTGACGGACGAGTTGGTCTGGTCCCCAGTCCCATTTCTAcggctggctgcgctgctcagcGCCAGCAGCGTTAGAAAGGGGACAGGGAACCAGGCTCGTAACATATGCGTATGGGAGGTTCACGACATGACCCAATTTTTTATTAGACATGAGGGTTTAAAATTCAACCGACGCTGACCTGACCACACCACGCCTGTTTACCTGTCATACTGTTCTATTCAATTTTTGCCTAACGCACAGTGGGGTCAAATGTTAATCTTTAGCTACCGAATACAGCAAGGtttattaacttcacactgCTACAACTGGGTATAGCGACTACAATGGCAGGTAAGCAAGTGACCTTTCCGATACACATTTATCGGCGTCTCCCATCTGTTAATTTGTGGCTTTAAAAAGCGTATATGTAGGCCCCGCATGCGTCATGTTCTATGAGCAAATGTCAGGCGTCTTTTCTAACGGCGTGAGAGTTTATTCTCGCTGCCAAATATGcgaaatgaccataattatggTGTACTGGCTGAGCGAAAACCAAACAACACGAGCGGTATTTCCTCCCCATGACCATGCCCTTGAACTCTACTAAAACAGCTCGTATTCATTGTAATTGACACAAGCCATTTGCCAAAGTGAAAACTACGTGCCTGATTTGCATTTTGTAGGTAAGGTATTGTGTCATTTCTAATATTTCATCTACTGTTTGCAGAGTAAGTCTGCTTTGCCTGCTTCTTTAATAGACCTTGAGACACGTGTCTCGCGCGTGTCTTTGGAACTTCAGTCAATACACTTGTCCTTGGTTAAAGGGACCCGAAATGAAGGCACCCGGAAAAGGTCTCAATATATCACAATAAAGCATGAAAGAACGGACAAGGTTGTGTAGACAAAAGGGTTTCTAAAGTTTGCCATGCGAGGGCGCTGTATATATTGCATATATTTAAACCCCGTAATAGCCCCGTAACAGATAAAACAGCCCCCTGCAAATTTGATGCAACTGAGTTAATGGTGTGCTTGTTGGTAAAGGATGCCCCTTCAACCGTGACTCATTTTGACGGTTAAACTACACTGTTGACATTATGTTATTGTCACTTTgttgttcaaaatattctttgtaCTTTTCTCGTTTGTTTTGCTTATTTACAGTTACGTAgacaaaatgatttatttttacgACAGACATATCTACTATCAAAGTCACAATTTGTGAATAAATGttactttcctttcaaaaaacAAGCTCTCATAGCAAGTCGTGCTGACATGTTCGTTTTCTCGTTTGCTTTACTTATTCAGTTATGTAGACATGGTACTTCATGTTGGTGATAGTCACATCtttaccaggcgccaaatgtaaaataattattttacacattagaagaacatattcatacgaaaagggtgtatttgcatgcatttatcaataaaaaactactatagcataagtataaataaatcaatacagacataagtaaatacatatatgagtgaaaaaacatacatatatgtgaaccaattcacacaagacctatgaagacagacatatacatacatacgtgcatacgtacgtgcatacatacatacatacatacatacatacatacatacatacatacatacatacatacatacatacatacatacatacatacatacatacatacatacattcatacatacatacatacatgcactcacgcacgcacgcacatacatacatacatacatacatacatacatacatacatacatacatacatacatacatacacaagcccatatgcactcatgcacgcacgcacgcacatacatacatacatacatacatacatagcccatatgcactcatgcacgcacgcacgcacatacacacaaacccacacactcatatacatacatacatacatacatacatacataaatacatacatacatacatacatacatacatacatacatacatacatacatacatacatacataaatacatacatacatacatacatacatacatatacatacatacatacatatatacatacgcttgcgtatatccactcgcacacacacacactgctactcggaaaagtttacatgagggggaacgaaatacgcatgcgtatatctactcgcacacacacacacacactgctctgaaaagtttacatgagggggaacgaaatacgcatgcgtatatctactcgcacacacacacacactgatccacgccgccctggaagatatcctataatgcattgctgtaagcccaacgcctaaaccggaaataggctcatttggcgtcaagacaccaaggcgagcggaccggcctcgctcatccaatcttgccgcatatggcaagcaattgcgataatgacgaatgctttatttccaaaaatcagtaaatgacatgctttatccatccgtacttcagtgagacacgttccccagtcagtaaatgacaatggggccggggtaccccaggctcccacaagtatcagagtgttcacagccccgtggatagctgtgatatcgcagcggtactcgtGGCGAACGCGATCGAGTCactggggtcatcgccacaggactgtggcgatgaccccaaaccattgacccgagcgcgttcgacacgccacaagtaccgctgcgatatcacagctaccccgtggattgttgtagcgaagccagcagtttttctcacagaaacaagttgcataatgtactcagtaaaacgttgtcaggtacatgtaacatgaaaactgactgaggtcgaagtgactaaggcaccgggattgatttgaccacaaacaacgacaagagggtgtgaattacttgggtcgaaacggacaggggtcgaggtgacctgctgccccggtcctcaactgcaggcctgacggcctggctatgtttacataaggcgtccacattttagaaaatcactaaaagtaggcagaaagaaagcccccattacgtgaaaacgctaggggtcgataggggtcggatgacagtttgacacatttcgtaccattaggggagaaccattttatttcggggggggggtatggaggaagagggtatgggagcaaatttttttttcctgtcagagtgacagcaattttttttttctactgtcagacctgcatcaatttttttttttttgaattgagtagcagtgcaaattttttttttcaagtttgtaatgcgttgtatataagggagccgtcattgggcattatttacagcctgaaactccgaaatttcaattgacccccccccttcgccaaccatgatgaatttgagtaacctccatctctaactctgaaattttgacagatcctcccacttagaaaagttaaataccaatacatgtaattgtaaaatttacaaaatacagcaacagtaaagacctttgaaatcctgatgtaccctgctagactatcatcagttatctcatgatggttaaaaaaaggtgaacacatcaaaatgaaattcaaagtcacaataaaataaagatataaaagatcacgcagtatctaatcatatagtatattgtttaatttggatggatattatgacagggttttcactaggatatctgaccaggcagaatttgaaagtacaggtggagaacatgagagaggcttagggggaaagtgtcacaggggctttcccctatcttgcatggacatttttaagatattgatgtgtgcaatggtgcagtctgagaggagtttttaatttttttactaagtgaaactgttagaataccccaagggggagagcacgagagggggattccccctctcgtattggaaattttgagaaattgatgtgtttaatggtgcaatctgagaggagtttcagtttattttgcactcggtaaaactgtttgaaaatgacattgaacactgatattttttacattttttgcatgatcagtttttgagtcacaatattcaacaaccaaacaatgacaatacaatttgtgaaaaacagttctgtttgccagagactgaagacaaatgaatatacaggaacggaaaatctgtgaccttcttgtgtcatttctccagctgccagcttctaatgaaaagcctggatatggtatgtttgcgatccggtgtttgtggtcagaaaaacaaggctcacacattgtatttcattatatttgttgttcctcaatttttcattgtgaaggtacatctttctaacaaatttatattgaaaaaatatattggtttttacactaCTTTATTAaatcctgtcttgtgttttaaattttcacaatttacagaagtcaaatagtcccctttagatagtgcctatgccattgagatattgcaacagaaatcctgaaaaatgatttcttgggtcagaaaagggaaggaaaacattgagtgtactgaggtgtaaagtagacctatgtagtgcatgcttatatcataagtgctgggaaaagaaacataagaattgcttgtggtaaaacatttgcgccgcctatggcggcgcgccggcaaagaatacatgagaataaggtttccaaattttgcttatttctggtgcattgtgacaattttttttttctcttctgtctgttctgacaattttttttttctcaggccatgacaggatcaattttttttttcttctctctcacctggtgacaaatttttttttctcaaaatcctccatatcccccccagaaatcaaatggttctccccttaagagtcgaatgatactacattgaccgggttgaccatatgactttcatcaaaaaacgtccggggaaaagtgaatacatttgatgtttgaccaaactttacaaagcatcaatttttcgatcaaaaaattcacgcgtagaactaatgaaaattcgtaaaaaaataccactgccttgtacatcaggcactaaaatgtcgtaggcgtgaaaatgagtttattagaaaatacacagtggctcttaatattagtttgaaaattccagttctcagtccgggtcagctccaaaattggagactcattatgataatgtattccggcattcagccaatcatcgaccagattacatcattaataaagtacaggtcacgcttggtcacaaattacccaccaagtgtgatcggcagttttgggccgcttattaagcccctgtcttgtgaatttcgacgaatttcgacagtcaacataatccacgtgttctgcagaaggtcatgtccaacaaggagtccgattagtgaacaaatattcgaaatattgacgattcatttctacccccagtttatcgatttcgctcaagtaccgagaatcattttgtcgatgttcgtcatctctattagaaatactgttataaaggttatttgtgtaggtacgcgtataaaattttgcaagaaagaagagcaatgtcagagctttaaaacgatacctgttttgtagttgtcaaacgcagactaaaaatggtacgcgattttgaaaatgtgtcgacagagtggccacacaactgttccccatacggtagaatttgtatcgctgccatctccgatacaaatggggtattctgaacgatctgtgtaggtacacgatttatatttcgcaggacttcaagccagagtctaggaatcacagcgatatatggggtttggttgtcttagccagaataaaactggtacgcgattttgaaattgtgttttgacagagtggccacacaactgttcgacattgtgacagaatacggcgcgggagttcgacacagtatggcgtacgtaacgaaggacgcatgtggaggttgccaggaaatataatttttactgatggcgcgctggtcgctgattggctaatgagagggggaaaatattatggtatagcgtctccaattttggagctgacccggactggttctccgtactccgttgctgtctagttccagtgggcatacttggcattccagacattcattccctgctgagtggaactacgtacgatcctgagtaaagtaagcagagagtttagagagcagagagtttagcagtaaagctgttgcttaagttccagtaagctgttgctgttgttcctgttgaatgctgtatttaaccattaaagaatataagccgaatggcagagagctgtaatacacgactcccagtgttttattggcctgggttgggccgttaaccccagcagaacttcgccggcatggcaggtaccattaagtcagaaacccttacggggcctctaagcagtgtagtattactcaggccgACTACCACTTTACcactgtgtaaagccctgtacgaacccgactcacgacacaaaggcaagaaagagaaaaagtgtcgCACATCTTTGTCATCGTCACTAGCCTTCGACGCCGCGAGGTACGTAGAGTCCGAGTTAGGAGTGAGCTCCCCGGTGTGGCACTTCCGGGCCTGCAGATCGTCGCGTCAGTGTGTGTATCTCAGAGAGAGTAGCAatgtgtgttttgtgtttgttgtgtgtgtgtgtgtgtgtgtgtaagtgtgtgtgtgcgagtggatatacgcatgcgtacttcgttccccctcatgtaaacttttcagaagcagtgtgtgtgtgtgcgagtagatatacgcatgcgtatttcgttccccctcatgtaaacttttccgagtagcggtgtgtgtgtgtgtgtgtgagtgtgtgtgtgtgcgactggatatacgcatgcgtacttcgttcccctcatgtaaacttttcgatcctgtatgtgtgtatatgtatgtatgtatgtatgtatgtatgtatgtatgtatgtatgtatgtatgtatgtgcgtgcgtgcgtgcgtgagtgcatgcatgcatgtatgtatgtatgta
Encoded here:
- the LOC139123027 gene encoding calcium/calmodulin-dependent protein kinase type II delta chain-like; protein product: MADGDLKEEVIRATKEMLGAIDRRDFDAYCKMTVPHLSAFEPETRGHLVEGLDFHKYYSDHYAVFDGPTTIVNPCVHLFGKDVACIAYVRLRQRMVGTEAETVRSEETRVLQKIDGHWKLIHLHRSKSS